One window of the Pararge aegeria chromosome 22, ilParAegt1.1, whole genome shotgun sequence genome contains the following:
- the LOC120633876 gene encoding cyclin-H codes for MFSTSSQRKFWTFSDETELARQREKQNLEFIAKHGQHIDEYQRYNFFLSPEEERLLLKQYELHLKEFCKRFAPPMPKGVVGTAFHYFKRFYLYNSTMDYHPKEILATCVYLACKVEEFNVSICQFVANIKGDREKASDIILNNELLLMQQLNYHLTIHNPFRPVEGFLIDIKTRCSLANPERLRSGIDEFLEKVFLTDGCLLYAPSQIALAAVLHAASKEQENLDSYVTDMLFHDAGSDKLAILIEAVRKIRSMVKMVESPPRERVRIIEKKLDRCRNQENNPDSEIYKRRMREAIDEDDIPQGSSRMSLDTSGISQVLSPSAS; via the coding sequence ATGTTCTCAACAAGCAGCCAAAGGAAGTTCTGGACTTTCAGCGATGAAACTGAACTTGCTCGTCAGAGAGAAAAACAGAATTTGGAATTCATAGCAAAACATGGGCAACATATCGACGAATACCAACGGTACAACTTTTTCTTGTCACCGGAGGAAGAGAGACTGTTGTTAAAACAATACGAGCTGCACTTGAAAGAGTTTTGTAAAAGATTCGCGCCTCCAATGCCGAAAGGAGTTGTCGGTACTGcatttcattactttaaaaggttctatttatataattcaacgATGGATTACCACCCTAAAGAAATTTTAGCTACTTGCGTATATTTGGCTTGCAAAGTTGAAGAATTTAATGTGTCCATATGCCAGTTCGTCGCTAACATTAAAGGTGACAGAGAGAAGGCGTcggatataattttaaacaatgaatTACTCTTAATGCAGCAGTTAAACTATCATCTGACAATTCATAACCCTTTTCGTCCGGTCGAAGGgtttttaattgatataaaaacTAGGTGTTCCCTTGCAAATCCGGAACGCTTACGTAGTGGTATTGACGAGTTCTTGGAAAAGGTTTTTTTGACTGATGGTTGCTTACTCTATGCACCATCTCAGATTGCATTGGCAGCTGTGCTACATGCAGCAAGTAAAGAACAAGAAAACTTAGATAGTTATGTCACTGACATGTTATTTCATGATGCTGGTTCAGATAAACTAGCTATACTTATAGAGGCTGTACGTAAGATAAGATCCATGGTGAAAATGGTAGAAAGCCCTCCCAGAGAGAGGGTTAGGATCATAGAGAAGAAACTTGACCGGTGTAGAAACCAAGAAAACAACCCTGACAGTGAGATTTACAAGCGGCGGATGCGAGAAGCCATTGATGAGGATGACATACCCCAGGGTTCAAGTAGAATGTCACTCGACACTAGTGGTATTTCACAAGTACTCTCACCGTCAGCttcataa